GTTCTCCGGCCCGGTGCTGGTGGTGCCCTATACCGACACCGTCACCACGCAGGAAAAGGACGCGCAGGGCCGCGTCGAGACCAAGATCAGCGAGGAGCCCGGCCAGTGGGTCTACTTCCCGCAGAGCCTGGACGTGCGCGGCCCGCTCAAGCCCAGCACGCGCCGCCTGGGCCTGCACGAAGTGCGGGTGTACGAATGGCAGGGCACGGCGCAGGCCGATTTCCGCGTCGAGATCCCGAACGAAGCCCTGGCCGCGGGTCGTAGCCGCGCGATCGGTCAGCCCTGGCTGAGCTACGGCTTCGCCGACGTGCGCGGCCTGCTGTCCACGCCGACCCTGCGCATCGACGGCGCGGCGGTGGCGGTGGAGGAGGGCATGGGCAGCCGCAGCGGCGGCGGCGTGCATGCGCGGCTGGCCGCGCCCGTCGCCGGCCAGGCGTTGAGCCTGAAGACGCGCCTGGACTTCAGCTTGGGCGGCACCGAATCGCTGGCGCTGGTGCCGCTGGGCAAGAGTAACCGCTTCGCCCTGCAATCGAGCTGGCCGCACCCGCGCTTCGGCGGCAGCTTCCTGCCGCGCACCCGCGATATCGGCGCCCAGGGCTTCAACGCGCAGTGGGATGTGTCCTCGCTGGCGACCAGCGCGCAGCGTCAGTTCCGCGAAGGCAAGTCGGTGGTCGAGGCGCCCGAAGGCGCAGCCTTCATCGACGCCGCCGCGATGCCGGCCGCCGGCATCGACGCGGTCTCGGTGGCCCTGGTCGATCCGGTCAACGTCTACAGCCAGGCCGACCGCGCCAGCAAGTACGGCCTGCTGTTCGTGCTGCTGACCTTCGTCGGCTTCTTCATCTTCGAACTGATCAAGCAGCTGCCGATCCACCCGATCCAGTACGGCCTGGTCGGCCTGGCGCTGGCGATCTTCTTCCTGCTGCTGGTCAGCCTGAGCGAGCACATCGCTTTCGTCTGGGCCTACCTGATCGCCAGTCTGGCCTGCATCGGCCTGCTCGGCTTCTACCTCAGCGCGGTGTTGCGTAGCGTCGGCCGCGGCCTGGGCTTCGCCGCCATGCTCGCCACCCTGTACGCGGCGCTGTACGGGC
The sequence above is a segment of the Lysobacter silvisoli genome. Coding sequences within it:
- the creD gene encoding cell envelope integrity protein CreD, with the translated sequence MRLWLKIILVLGMTLAILVPLLMIRGVIDDRQAHRQQAVASIASSYAGAQSFSGPVLVVPYTDTVTTQEKDAQGRVETKISEEPGQWVYFPQSLDVRGPLKPSTRRLGLHEVRVYEWQGTAQADFRVEIPNEALAAGRSRAIGQPWLSYGFADVRGLLSTPTLRIDGAAVAVEEGMGSRSGGGVHARLAAPVAGQALSLKTRLDFSLGGTESLALVPLGKSNRFALQSSWPHPRFGGSFLPRTRDIGAQGFNAQWDVSSLATSAQRQFREGKSVVEAPEGAAFIDAAAMPAAGIDAVSVALVDPVNVYSQADRASKYGLLFVLLTFVGFFIFELIKQLPIHPIQYGLVGLALAIFFLLLVSLSEHIAFVWAYLIASLACIGLLGFYLSAVLRSVGRGLGFAAMLATLYAALYGLLVSEDNALVLGAGLLFLILAAVMVITRKVDWYQLASARPQARA